A genomic stretch from Chitinophaga lutea includes:
- the galK gene encoding galactokinase, which translates to MIEQVKAKFHQLFGKEPIMVSSPGRINLIGEHTDYNEGFVLPAAIDKRIIYAIALNGTDTCNTYALFNNEMASFSIHDIRPGGDWVNYLKGVVYQLQQLGLTVKGFDCVVHGDIPIGAGLSSSAAVEGGLAVGLDHLLGFQLSRMQMAKVGQLAEHNFPGVKCGIMDQFANLHGQKDRVMLLDCRSLEYQYFPFEFSKTYKIVLVNSMVHHSLASSEYNVRRAQCEEGVEILKRFFPGITSLRGVTAAQVDQHKSSLPDKVYDRCRFVTQENERVQQACTRLQNNELAEAGRLMYASHDGLSRLYEVSCPELDFLANLAKKRPEVAGARMMGGGFGGCTINLVKIDQVDEFASFVQGRYKDQYGVLPDVYVTSIEDGTKVIAG; encoded by the coding sequence ATGATTGAACAAGTAAAGGCTAAATTCCACCAGCTGTTCGGCAAAGAACCCATCATGGTCAGTTCGCCGGGCAGGATCAACCTCATCGGTGAACACACGGACTATAACGAAGGATTTGTGTTGCCGGCGGCGATCGATAAAAGAATCATCTACGCCATCGCGCTGAACGGCACCGATACCTGCAATACCTATGCGCTCTTCAACAACGAAATGGCTTCTTTTTCCATTCACGACATCCGGCCGGGTGGCGACTGGGTGAACTACCTGAAAGGCGTGGTGTACCAGCTGCAACAACTGGGGCTGACGGTAAAGGGATTCGATTGCGTGGTGCATGGCGATATTCCCATCGGCGCGGGCCTGAGCAGCTCGGCGGCGGTGGAAGGCGGCCTGGCCGTTGGGCTGGACCACCTGCTGGGCTTTCAGCTCAGCCGGATGCAGATGGCCAAAGTAGGCCAGCTGGCGGAGCATAATTTCCCCGGCGTGAAATGCGGGATCATGGACCAGTTCGCGAACCTGCACGGGCAAAAAGACCGGGTGATGCTGCTCGACTGCCGCAGCCTCGAATACCAGTATTTCCCCTTCGAATTTTCGAAAACGTACAAGATCGTGCTCGTCAATTCCATGGTGCATCATTCCCTCGCATCGTCCGAGTACAACGTGCGCCGCGCGCAATGCGAGGAAGGGGTGGAGATATTGAAACGTTTCTTCCCCGGCATCACCAGCCTGCGCGGCGTAACGGCGGCCCAGGTGGATCAGCATAAAAGTTCGCTGCCGGATAAAGTATACGACCGCTGCCGTTTTGTGACGCAGGAAAACGAACGGGTACAGCAGGCCTGCACCCGCCTGCAGAACAACGAACTGGCGGAAGCGGGCCGCCTCATGTATGCCTCGCACGATGGCCTCAGCAGGCTCTATGAAGTAAGCTGCCCGGAACTGGACTTCCTGGCCAACCTTGCCAAAAAACGCCCGGAAGTGGCGGGCGCGCGCATGATGGGCGGCGGCTTCGGCGGCTGTACCATCAACCTCGTGAAAATCGATCAGGTGGATGAGTTCGCTTCGTTTGTGCAGGGCCGTTATAAAGACCAGTACGGCGTACTGCCGGATGTGTATGTAACATCTATCGAAGACGGGACGAAGGTGATCGCCGGTTAA
- the argG gene encoding argininosuccinate synthase: MKKVVLGFSGGLDTSYCVKYLSEEKGYEVHSVIVNTGGFTAEELQEIEKRAYSLGVKSHKTVDAVRSYYDKVIRYLIFGNVLKNNTYPLSVSAERMSQALAIAEYVREVGADAVAHGSTGAGNDQVRFDMIFHIMIPGVEIITPIRDLKLSREEEISYLKSKGVQMNFDKAMYSINKGIWGTSVGGKETLTSHGMLPEEAWPTQLTKQQPEQVELTFEKGELLGVNDKKFSHPTEAITYLQGIAGAFAIGRDIHVGDTIIGIKGRVGFEAAAPMVILKAHHALEKHVLTKWQLSWKDQLAQFYGNWMHEGQILDPVMRDIEAFLQHSQQQVTGKVFVTLMPYRFQVTGIESAYDLMSSKFGKYGEMNSGWSGEDVRGFSKIFGNQTMIWHQVNEANNK; encoded by the coding sequence ATGAAGAAAGTTGTACTGGGATTCAGCGGAGGACTTGATACGTCGTACTGTGTAAAATACCTGTCGGAAGAAAAAGGTTATGAAGTACATTCCGTGATCGTTAATACGGGCGGTTTTACTGCGGAAGAATTGCAGGAGATCGAGAAACGCGCCTACAGTCTGGGTGTGAAAAGTCACAAGACAGTAGATGCGGTTCGCTCTTATTACGACAAAGTAATCCGGTATCTCATTTTCGGGAACGTCCTGAAAAACAACACTTACCCCCTGAGCGTGAGCGCCGAGCGCATGAGCCAGGCGCTGGCCATCGCCGAGTACGTGCGGGAAGTGGGCGCCGACGCCGTAGCCCACGGCAGCACCGGGGCCGGTAACGACCAGGTTCGGTTCGACATGATCTTTCACATCATGATCCCCGGCGTGGAGATCATCACGCCCATCCGCGACCTGAAGCTCAGCCGCGAGGAAGAGATCAGTTACCTCAAATCCAAAGGGGTGCAGATGAACTTCGACAAAGCCATGTATTCCATCAACAAAGGCATCTGGGGCACATCCGTGGGCGGCAAGGAAACGCTGACCTCGCACGGCATGCTGCCCGAAGAAGCATGGCCCACCCAATTGACCAAACAACAGCCCGAGCAGGTGGAACTGACATTCGAGAAAGGCGAACTGCTGGGCGTGAACGATAAAAAATTCAGTCACCCCACCGAGGCCATCACCTACCTTCAGGGCATTGCCGGCGCATTCGCCATCGGCCGCGACATTCACGTGGGCGATACCATCATCGGCATTAAAGGCCGGGTGGGTTTTGAAGCCGCCGCTCCCATGGTGATCCTCAAAGCGCACCACGCGCTCGAGAAACATGTGCTCACCAAATGGCAGCTGAGCTGGAAAGACCAGCTGGCGCAGTTCTACGGCAACTGGATGCACGAAGGCCAGATCCTCGACCCGGTGATGCGCGACATCGAGGCTTTCCTCCAGCACAGCCAGCAGCAGGTAACCGGCAAGGTGTTTGTGACACTGATGCCTTACCGCTTCCAGGTAACCGGTATCGAATCCGCGTACGACCTGATGAGCAGCAAATTCGGCAAATATGGTGAAATGAACTCCGGCTGGAGCGGTGAAGACGTGAGAGGGTTCAGCAAAATATTCGGTAACCAGACCATGATCTGGCACCAGGTGAACGAAGCAAACAACAAATAA
- a CDS encoding Gfo/Idh/MocA family protein, which yields MNKHLHRRTFLRNSVAAGVGISLMNSPARLFAAQKKDKVRVGLIGVGARGLNHLDLCLRRKDVDVIAIADPDVAFTIPQCRKMIQEHYGAKRKVAEYTNGPHDYLNLLKRSDIDAVIIATPWEWHTIQAVAAMKAGKTPAVEVCGAADIQECWELVNTSEATGVPLFGMENVNYRRDVLAVLNMVRQGLFGELVHLQGGYQHDLRAVKFNDGKQLYGGGVEFGEKGLSEAKWRTNHSVHRNGDLYPTHGLGPVNNMINVNRGNRLLSLTSVATKARGLHKYIVDHPQGGPNHPNAKVEFKLGDIVSTLIKTNNGETILLSHDTNLPRPYSLNFRVQGTNGLWMDDFDSIHIEGKSKAHTWEKAGDPNDANSYMGKYDHPLWKKYANDASGAGHGGMDWFVINSFIESIKRGTDYQMDVYDLATWYAITPLSEQSVLEGGSTQYIPDFTRGRWINRKPNFALDGEY from the coding sequence ATGAATAAGCATTTGCACCGCAGAACGTTCCTGAGGAACAGTGTGGCAGCGGGTGTAGGCATTTCCCTGATGAATTCGCCGGCCCGGCTTTTCGCCGCACAAAAGAAAGACAAAGTAAGAGTAGGCCTCATCGGCGTTGGCGCGCGTGGGCTCAATCACCTGGACCTCTGCCTGCGCAGAAAGGACGTTGATGTGATCGCCATCGCGGATCCGGATGTTGCTTTCACCATCCCGCAGTGCCGTAAAATGATACAGGAGCACTACGGTGCAAAAAGGAAAGTGGCCGAATACACCAACGGCCCGCACGATTACCTGAACCTGCTCAAGCGCAGCGATATTGACGCCGTGATCATCGCCACTCCCTGGGAATGGCATACAATACAGGCCGTAGCCGCCATGAAGGCCGGCAAAACCCCGGCTGTAGAGGTTTGCGGCGCGGCAGACATCCAGGAGTGCTGGGAGCTGGTGAACACCTCCGAAGCCACCGGCGTGCCGTTGTTCGGCATGGAAAACGTGAACTACCGCCGCGATGTGCTGGCCGTGCTCAACATGGTACGCCAGGGCCTGTTCGGCGAACTGGTGCACCTGCAGGGTGGGTACCAGCACGACCTCCGTGCGGTGAAGTTCAACGACGGCAAGCAGCTTTACGGCGGCGGCGTTGAATTCGGCGAAAAAGGGTTGTCTGAAGCCAAATGGCGCACCAACCATTCCGTGCACCGCAACGGCGATCTCTACCCCACGCACGGCCTCGGCCCGGTAAACAACATGATCAACGTCAACCGCGGCAACCGCCTGCTGTCGCTCACCTCGGTAGCCACCAAGGCGCGCGGTCTGCATAAATATATCGTAGACCATCCGCAGGGCGGGCCTAACCACCCGAACGCGAAAGTGGAATTCAAGCTCGGCGACATCGTGAGCACGCTCATCAAAACCAACAACGGCGAAACCATCCTGCTGTCGCACGACACGAACCTGCCCCGCCCCTACTCGCTGAACTTCCGCGTACAGGGCACGAACGGTTTATGGATGGACGATTTTGATTCGATCCACATCGAAGGCAAAAGCAAGGCGCACACCTGGGAAAAAGCCGGCGACCCCAATGATGCCAACAGCTACATGGGCAAATACGATCACCCGCTCTGGAAAAAATATGCGAACGACGCTTCCGGCGCCGGCCATGGCGGTATGGACTGGTTCGTGATCAATTCCTTCATCGAAAGCATCAAACGCGGCACCGATTACCAGATGGACGTGTACGACCTCGCAACCTGGTACGCCATCACCCCGCTCAGCGAACAGTCTGTGCTGGAAGGCGGATCCACGCAGTACATCCCGGACTTCACCCGCGGCCGCTGGATCAACCGCAAGCCCAACTTTGCGCTCGACGGCGAATATTAA
- a CDS encoding GNAT family N-acetyltransferase yields the protein MENKDIIVRAATADDKHYATTITDEMEASAKARGTGIAKRSPEYVQLKMEEGKAVIALTTAGEWVGFCYIEAWGHEKFVANSGLIVNPAFRGHGVAKAIKEKIFELSRKKYPDAKIFGLTTGLAVMKINSDLGYEPVTYSELTDDEEFWKGCRSCVNFDVLTSKNRKNCLCTAMLYDPVEKEKEAQEKAAAAAAAANGTVAAVPSPNGNREEGKKRRRFKGNFSLFERWMRYKKYVLLKASRKMGGGGAPGASKRRFFFFGWL from the coding sequence TTGGAAAATAAGGATATCATCGTAAGGGCAGCCACTGCCGACGATAAGCATTATGCAACCACCATCACCGACGAGATGGAGGCATCCGCGAAGGCCCGGGGAACCGGCATCGCGAAGCGTTCTCCTGAATACGTGCAGCTGAAAATGGAAGAAGGCAAGGCCGTTATCGCCCTGACCACTGCCGGTGAATGGGTGGGTTTCTGTTACATTGAAGCCTGGGGGCACGAAAAATTCGTGGCCAACTCCGGCCTCATCGTTAACCCCGCCTTCCGTGGCCACGGCGTTGCCAAAGCCATCAAGGAGAAAATATTCGAGCTCTCCCGCAAAAAGTACCCCGATGCGAAAATCTTCGGGCTCACTACCGGGCTGGCCGTGATGAAAATCAACTCCGACCTGGGTTACGAACCGGTGACCTATTCCGAGCTCACCGACGATGAAGAGTTCTGGAAAGGCTGCCGGAGCTGCGTGAACTTCGATGTGCTTACCAGCAAAAACAGGAAAAACTGCCTTTGCACCGCCATGCTCTACGACCCCGTGGAGAAGGAGAAAGAAGCGCAGGAAAAAGCCGCCGCGGCCGCAGCGGCCGCCAACGGCACCGTGGCAGCCGTTCCTTCACCGAATGGTAACAGGGAAGAAGGCAAAAAGAGACGTAGATTTAAAGGCAATTTTTCACTGTTCGAACGGTGGATGCGGTATAAAAAATACGTGCTGCTGAAAGCCTCCCGGAAAATGGGCGGCGGCGGGGCGCCGGGCGCTTCCAAAAGAAGATTCTTTTTCTTCGGATGGCTTTAA
- a CDS encoding alpha-L-fucosidase produces MKKTLLFFFLLCSARAWAQPEIKPYGALPSPAQVKWQQLEYYMFIHFGPNTFTDKEWGHGDEDPKVFNPTELDARQWARTAKLAGMKAIIITAKHHDGFCLWPSEYSKHTVRESAWKNGKGDVLAELSAACKEYGLLFGVYLSPWDRNHPDYGTPAYNQVFANQLREVHTKYGHVFEQWFDGANGEGPNGKKQVYDWDLFHNTVRKYHPEVIFFSDAGPGCRWIGNENGFAGTTNWSTLNGKQFAPGMPGINKPLNEGQEDGTDWIPGEADVSIRPGWFYSPGTDDKVKTLPWLLDIYYGSVGRNANLLLNVPVDRRGRIHKNDSLRLMELRKTLDADFKTNLAVRARTSAVNTRKNSMLTSAVYLTDGNYNTYWATGEGQLTGTINLSFEKPVTFNRFQIQEFIPLGQRVKGFTVSVLEGKKYREIARETTIGYKRILRLPNTTTRSVRIEILDAKASPVISEVKLFRAPELLADPVIKRDKQGMVTITAASQDPAIHYTTDGSEPTTASPQYKGAPFAFAQSGTLKARSFIDGGKKAGATVAVTFDRAPATWKAVTPDADKAVDGDPSTSWIGKAGSFPQELVVDMGASQAVNGFTYTPRTKGGIIYNYAFYVSADGQQWGEPVAKGSFANILNNPVKQTIKLSKSTQGRYFKLVAISAAEEKETRAGAAEIGVF; encoded by the coding sequence ATGAAGAAAACACTTTTATTTTTTTTCCTGTTATGCTCCGCCCGTGCCTGGGCGCAGCCCGAGATCAAACCTTACGGCGCGCTGCCTTCACCGGCGCAGGTAAAATGGCAGCAGCTGGAATACTACATGTTCATCCACTTCGGGCCTAACACCTTTACCGACAAGGAATGGGGCCATGGGGACGAAGATCCGAAAGTATTCAATCCCACCGAGCTCGACGCCCGCCAGTGGGCGCGCACGGCGAAACTCGCAGGCATGAAAGCGATCATCATCACGGCCAAGCACCACGACGGTTTCTGCCTCTGGCCCAGCGAATACAGCAAACACACCGTGCGCGAAAGCGCCTGGAAAAACGGGAAAGGGGATGTGCTCGCCGAGCTGTCCGCCGCCTGTAAAGAATATGGCCTGCTGTTCGGCGTGTACCTGTCGCCCTGGGACCGCAACCACCCCGACTACGGCACGCCGGCCTACAACCAGGTATTCGCCAACCAGCTGCGGGAGGTACATACCAAATACGGCCATGTATTCGAGCAATGGTTCGACGGCGCCAACGGCGAAGGCCCCAACGGCAAAAAACAGGTGTACGACTGGGACCTGTTCCACAATACGGTAAGAAAGTATCATCCCGAGGTTATTTTCTTCAGCGATGCCGGTCCTGGCTGCCGCTGGATCGGGAATGAAAACGGCTTTGCCGGCACCACCAACTGGAGCACGCTCAACGGCAAACAATTCGCGCCCGGCATGCCCGGTATCAACAAACCGCTCAACGAGGGGCAGGAAGACGGCACCGACTGGATTCCCGGCGAGGCCGACGTATCTATCCGGCCGGGATGGTTTTACAGTCCCGGTACGGACGACAAGGTGAAAACCCTGCCCTGGCTGCTCGACATCTACTACGGTTCCGTGGGCCGCAACGCCAACCTGCTGCTGAATGTGCCGGTAGACCGCCGCGGCCGCATCCACAAAAACGATTCGCTGCGGCTGATGGAGCTACGCAAAACGCTGGATGCCGATTTTAAGACCAACCTCGCCGTGCGTGCCAGAACATCGGCCGTGAACACGCGTAAAAACAGCATGCTCACCAGCGCCGTGTACCTGACCGACGGCAATTACAATACTTACTGGGCTACCGGCGAAGGGCAGCTCACCGGCACCATCAACCTGAGCTTCGAAAAGCCCGTCACCTTCAACCGTTTCCAGATCCAGGAGTTCATTCCCCTGGGCCAGCGTGTAAAAGGGTTTACCGTGAGTGTGCTGGAAGGGAAGAAGTATCGCGAGATCGCCCGGGAAACCACCATCGGGTACAAGCGCATTCTCCGCCTGCCCAATACCACCACCCGGAGCGTCCGCATAGAGATACTCGATGCCAAGGCCAGCCCGGTGATCAGCGAGGTGAAGCTCTTCAGGGCGCCCGAACTGCTGGCCGACCCGGTGATCAAAAGAGACAAACAGGGCATGGTGACCATTACGGCTGCTTCCCAGGACCCGGCGATTCACTATACGACCGATGGCAGCGAGCCCACCACGGCCAGTCCGCAGTATAAGGGAGCGCCCTTTGCGTTTGCGCAGAGCGGCACCCTCAAAGCCAGGAGTTTCATCGACGGCGGCAAAAAAGCCGGCGCTACCGTAGCCGTTACGTTCGACCGCGCGCCTGCCACCTGGAAAGCGGTGACGCCTGACGCCGATAAGGCGGTGGACGGCGACCCCTCCACATCCTGGATAGGCAAGGCCGGTAGCTTCCCGCAGGAGCTGGTGGTAGACATGGGCGCCTCACAGGCCGTGAATGGCTTTACCTACACCCCGCGCACTAAAGGCGGCATCATTTACAACTATGCCTTCTACGTGAGCGCGGACGGGCAGCAATGGGGCGAGCCCGTGGCCAAAGGCAGTTTCGCCAACATCCTCAATAACCCCGTGAAACAGACCATAAAACTCTCAAAATCAACGCAGGGGCGTTATTTCAAGCTCGTAGCCATCAGCGCAGCGGAGGAGAAAGAAACCCGCGCCGGCGCGGCTGAAATCGGCGTGTTCTGA
- the argC gene encoding N-acetyl-gamma-glutamyl-phosphate reductase → MGTTTKKRAGIIGGAGYTGGEAIRLLLNHPDVELAFVHSRSNAGNPLYAVHADLIGETDLTFAADVAEDVDVIFLCLGHGESRKFLESTPIPAHIHIIDLSQDFRLGETVNGREFVYGLPEVNREAIRQAKNIANPGCFATGIQLGLLPLAKAGLLNEVHTTGITGSTGAGQSLQSTSHFTWRANNISTYKVLQHQHLKEIRRTLQALQPAYSGALNFVPVRGDYPRGIWITSYLECDLTLDEAYRLFEEFYNGHPFTHVSRKQIDLKQVVNTNKCLIQLEKTDNKLVIHSIEDNLLKGASGQAVQNMNLVLGLEETAGLKLKSIVF, encoded by the coding sequence ATGGGAACGACTACAAAAAAACGGGCAGGTATCATTGGCGGCGCGGGCTACACCGGGGGGGAAGCCATCCGGCTGCTGCTGAACCATCCGGACGTGGAGCTGGCCTTCGTGCACAGCCGCAGCAACGCCGGTAACCCGCTGTATGCCGTCCATGCCGACCTGATCGGGGAAACGGACCTTACTTTCGCCGCGGACGTGGCGGAAGACGTGGACGTGATTTTCCTCTGCCTGGGCCACGGCGAATCCCGGAAATTCCTGGAAAGCACGCCCATCCCGGCGCATATTCATATCATCGACCTCAGCCAGGACTTTCGTTTAGGCGAAACCGTCAACGGCCGCGAGTTCGTATACGGCCTGCCCGAAGTGAACCGGGAAGCCATCCGGCAGGCGAAGAACATCGCCAACCCCGGTTGTTTCGCTACCGGCATCCAGCTCGGCCTGCTGCCGCTTGCGAAAGCGGGGCTGCTGAACGAGGTGCACACCACCGGCATCACCGGCAGCACCGGCGCCGGCCAGAGCCTGCAATCCACCTCCCACTTTACGTGGAGGGCGAATAACATATCCACCTACAAAGTGCTGCAGCACCAGCACCTCAAGGAGATCCGACGAACCTTGCAGGCTCTCCAGCCTGCTTATTCAGGAGCGCTCAACTTCGTGCCCGTGCGGGGAGATTATCCGCGCGGCATCTGGATCACTTCGTACCTGGAATGCGACCTGACGCTGGATGAAGCGTACCGGCTGTTTGAAGAATTTTACAACGGCCATCCCTTCACCCACGTCAGCAGAAAACAGATCGATCTCAAACAGGTGGTGAACACCAACAAGTGCCTTATCCAGCTTGAAAAAACGGATAACAAACTGGTCATTCACTCCATCGAGGATAACCTGCTGAAAGGTGCGTCGGGACAGGCAGTACAGAATATGAACCTGGTACTGGGGCTGGAAGAAACAGCCGGGTTGAAGCTCAAATCCATCGTGTTCTAA